One genomic window of Azospirillum thermophilum includes the following:
- a CDS encoding cytochrome ubiquinol oxidase subunit I, with the protein MDALVLARLQFAANISFHILFPTITIALGWVLLFFKLRFNAGGNAKWMDAYRFWVKVFALSFALGVVSGITMSFQFGTNWPGFMQTVGNIAGPLLAYEILTAFFFEAIFLGIMLFGFRRVPNWLHTLATLVVTVGTSVSAFWIIALNSWMQTPAGFEMRDGVAHATDWWAIIFNPSMPYRLTHMLLASGLTVAFLVAGLSAYRWLRGDRGADVSAALRTGVTMAALLIPVQILAGDLHGLNTLEHQPAKIAAMEANWRTGPNVPLVLFALPDEQARDNRFEIAVPDGASLILRHDADGVVPGLDRFEGRHPPVAPVFFAFRVMVGVGLLMLAVSWTAAWQLWRRPGGLSPWVARALAAMVFSGWVATLAGWYVTEIGRQPWLVTGVLTTAQAASAVPAPSIGLTLGLYLLLYAGLLAAYVGVLFRLARKGADAGRPAAALPVPPAAALRT; encoded by the coding sequence ATGGACGCTTTAGTGCTCGCGCGGCTCCAGTTCGCGGCGAACATCTCCTTCCACATCCTGTTCCCGACGATCACCATCGCGCTGGGCTGGGTGCTGCTGTTCTTCAAGCTGCGCTTCAATGCCGGCGGGAACGCGAAGTGGATGGATGCCTACCGGTTCTGGGTGAAGGTCTTCGCCCTGTCCTTCGCGCTGGGCGTGGTGTCCGGCATCACCATGTCCTTCCAGTTCGGCACCAACTGGCCGGGCTTCATGCAGACGGTGGGCAACATCGCCGGCCCGCTGCTGGCCTATGAGATCCTGACCGCCTTCTTCTTCGAGGCGATCTTCCTCGGCATCATGCTGTTCGGCTTCCGCCGCGTGCCGAACTGGCTGCACACGCTGGCGACGCTGGTGGTGACGGTCGGCACCTCGGTGTCGGCCTTCTGGATCATCGCGCTGAATTCCTGGATGCAGACCCCGGCGGGGTTCGAGATGCGCGACGGCGTCGCCCATGCCACCGACTGGTGGGCGATCATCTTCAACCCGTCGATGCCCTACCGGCTGACCCACATGCTGCTGGCTTCCGGCCTGACGGTGGCCTTCCTGGTCGCCGGCCTGTCGGCCTACCGCTGGCTGCGCGGCGACCGCGGCGCCGACGTGTCCGCAGCACTGCGCACCGGCGTGACGATGGCGGCCCTGCTGATCCCGGTGCAGATCCTGGCCGGCGACCTGCACGGCCTGAACACGCTGGAGCATCAGCCGGCCAAGATCGCGGCGATGGAGGCCAACTGGCGGACCGGACCGAACGTCCCGCTGGTCCTGTTCGCCCTGCCCGACGAGCAGGCGCGCGACAACCGGTTCGAGATCGCGGTGCCCGACGGCGCCAGCCTGATCCTGCGTCACGACGCGGACGGCGTGGTCCCCGGCCTCGACCGGTTCGAGGGCAGGCATCCGCCGGTGGCGCCGGTCTTCTTCGCCTTCCGCGTGATGGTCGGGGTCGGGCTTTTGATGCTGGCGGTGTCCTGGACGGCCGCCTGGCAGCTCTGGCGCCGGCCGGGCGGCCTGTCGCCCTGGGTGGCGCGCGCGCTGGCCGCCATGGTGTTCTCCGGCTGGGTCGCCACGCTGGCCGGCTGGTACGTGACCGAGATCGGGCGCCAGCCCTGGCTGGTCACCGGCGTGCTGACCACCGCGCAGGCCGCCTCGGCGGTGCCGGCCCCCTCCATCGGGCTGACGCTGGGGCTCTACCTGCTGCTCTATGCCGGGCTGCTCGCCGCCTATGTCGGCGTGCTGTTCCGCCTTGCCCGCAAGGGGGCCGACGCGGGCCGTCCCGCCGCCGCCCTGCCGGTTCCCCCCGCTGCCGCGCTCCGCACCTGA
- a CDS encoding M1 family metallopeptidase, giving the protein MTIRIPARIATRIAGHVAAVLLLLAAAAPAAAQPVHHDLELSLDPAARRIEATDRLTLPPGRHELRLLPALAVAEAVLDGRPLAVERRGDLLRLTVPAGAGPVTLRYGGTLDALDPSGGTGRPMAGAEGAYLPGLAGWLPSVGEEPPTWRLSVRVPAPFLAVATGRLVEEETGPGGYHAVFAEDRTVEEPSLFAGVWTVTERREGALRLRAYLHPEQAPLAEPYLELTARAVDRYAARIGDYPFDGFSIVSGALPVGLGFPGLTYIGRQVLPLPFIRDQSLTHEILHNWWGNGVRVGEGGNWSEGLTTYMADYAAAEDRGPDAARAMRLDWLRDYAALPAGRDRPLTEFRGKTHDASQVVGYGKAAMVFHMIRNDIGEAAFTEGLRRFWADRRFRDAGWTDLRRAFEQASGRDLSAVFAAWLDRPGAPSLQLAAAKAEGTALHLTLRQEGTPYPLGVPVTVTSSAGEERHVVRLDGREANVTLTVQAPPTAVAVDPAFDLFRRLAPGEAPPILRDVTLDQGSALVIAADGEAGEAARALAARLLEGRTTTVAAEKADPGKPLLLVGTEDAVGRALQMLKLPAPPDAVAGRGSARVWTVRQASGRAALVVAGRDAAALQALLRPLPHYGRQSWLVFDGAKAADRGVWPAGESPLRAVLN; this is encoded by the coding sequence ATGACCATCCGGATCCCCGCCCGCATCGCCACCCGTATCGCCGGCCACGTTGCCGCCGTCCTGCTGCTGCTGGCCGCCGCCGCGCCGGCCGCGGCGCAGCCGGTTCATCACGATCTGGAACTGTCGCTCGACCCCGCCGCCCGGCGGATCGAGGCGACCGACCGCCTGACCCTGCCGCCCGGCCGTCACGAGCTCCGCCTGCTGCCGGCGCTTGCCGTGGCGGAGGCTGTGCTGGACGGCAGGCCGCTGGCGGTGGAGCGTCGCGGCGACCTCCTCCGGTTGACGGTGCCGGCGGGGGCCGGGCCGGTGACGCTGCGTTATGGCGGGACGCTCGACGCGCTCGACCCCTCCGGCGGCACCGGGCGGCCGATGGCAGGGGCCGAGGGAGCCTATCTGCCGGGCCTTGCCGGCTGGCTGCCCTCGGTGGGAGAGGAACCGCCGACTTGGCGTCTGTCGGTGCGGGTGCCGGCTCCCTTCCTGGCCGTCGCCACCGGCCGGCTGGTGGAGGAGGAGACCGGTCCCGGCGGCTACCATGCCGTCTTCGCCGAGGACCGGACGGTCGAGGAGCCCTCGCTCTTCGCCGGGGTCTGGACCGTGACCGAGCGGCGGGAGGGGGCGCTGCGCCTGCGCGCCTACCTGCACCCGGAGCAGGCTCCCCTTGCCGAGCCCTACCTGGAGCTCACCGCGCGGGCGGTCGACCGCTACGCCGCGCGGATCGGCGACTATCCCTTCGACGGCTTCTCCATCGTGTCGGGCGCGTTGCCCGTCGGGCTCGGCTTTCCCGGCCTGACCTACATCGGGCGGCAGGTGCTGCCGCTGCCCTTCATCCGCGACCAGTCGCTCACCCACGAGATCCTGCACAACTGGTGGGGCAACGGCGTGCGGGTCGGCGAGGGCGGCAACTGGTCGGAGGGGCTGACCACCTACATGGCCGACTATGCAGCGGCCGAGGACCGCGGGCCGGACGCCGCGCGGGCCATGCGGCTCGACTGGCTGCGCGACTATGCGGCGCTGCCCGCCGGGCGCGACCGGCCGCTGACGGAGTTCCGCGGCAAGACGCACGACGCCTCGCAGGTCGTCGGCTACGGCAAGGCGGCGATGGTCTTCCATATGATCCGGAACGACATCGGCGAGGCAGCCTTCACCGAGGGGCTGCGCCGCTTCTGGGCGGACCGGCGTTTCCGCGACGCCGGCTGGACCGACCTGCGCCGGGCCTTCGAGCAGGCCTCCGGCCGCGACCTGTCGGCGGTCTTCGCCGCCTGGCTCGACCGGCCGGGCGCGCCGTCCCTGCAGCTTGCCGCAGCGAAGGCGGAGGGGACCGCCTTGCACCTGACCCTGCGGCAGGAGGGGACACCCTATCCTCTCGGCGTGCCGGTGACGGTCACCAGTTCGGCGGGGGAGGAGCGGCACGTCGTCCGCCTCGACGGGCGCGAGGCCAACGTCACGCTGACGGTGCAGGCGCCGCCCACGGCGGTTGCGGTCGATCCCGCCTTCGACCTGTTCCGCCGGCTGGCCCCCGGCGAGGCGCCGCCGATCCTGCGGGACGTGACGCTCGACCAGGGCAGCGCGCTGGTCATCGCCGCCGACGGCGAGGCGGGTGAGGCCGCCCGCGCGCTGGCCGCCCGCCTGCTGGAGGGGCGGACCACGACGGTCGCGGCGGAAAAGGCCGATCCGGGCAAGCCGCTGCTGCTGGTCGGCACCGAGGACGCGGTCGGGCGGGCGTTGCAGATGCTGAAGCTGCCCGCGCCGCCGGACGCCGTCGCCGGGCGTGGCAGCGCACGGGTCTGGACGGTCCGGCAGGCGTCCGGACGGGCGGCTCTGGTGGTGGCGGGGCGGGACGCCGCGGCGCTGCAGGCGCTGCTGCGTCCGCTGCCCCATTACGGCCGGCAGAGCTGGCTGGTCTTCGACGGCGCCAAGGCCGCCGACCGCGGGGTATGGCCTGCGGGGGAAAGCCCGCTGCGGGCGGTCCTGAACTGA
- a CDS encoding cytochrome d ubiquinol oxidase subunit II: MNTLMIETAAGAGHWLPVAFAVLMGIAILAYVVLDGYDLGVGILMAGASEAERDRMVASIGPFWDANETWLVLAVGLLLVAFPAANGVILGALYLPVAVMLIALILRGVAFEFRAKAGPAAKPWWNRAFVGGSLTAALSQGYMLGAYILGFAPGLGTALFGALVAVCLTAAYALIGATWLILKTEGPLQRRAIDWARRTLWLAALGMVAVSAVTPLVSGRILAKWFALPELFLLAPIPAVAVLLFAGLWLLLRRMPLAGDGLNWLPFAVVAAIFALGFHGLAYSFYPFVVPERMTVWQAASAPESLMIIFVGALVVLPMVIGNSLLVYRVFRGKATELTYS; this comes from the coding sequence ATGAACACGCTGATGATCGAGACCGCCGCGGGGGCCGGCCACTGGCTGCCGGTCGCCTTCGCGGTGCTGATGGGCATCGCCATCCTCGCCTATGTCGTGCTGGACGGCTACGACCTCGGCGTCGGGATCCTGATGGCCGGGGCCAGCGAGGCCGAGCGCGACCGCATGGTCGCCTCCATCGGCCCCTTCTGGGACGCCAACGAGACCTGGCTGGTGCTGGCGGTCGGGCTTCTGCTGGTGGCCTTTCCCGCCGCCAACGGGGTCATCCTCGGCGCCCTCTACCTGCCGGTGGCGGTGATGCTGATCGCGCTGATCCTGCGCGGGGTCGCCTTCGAATTCCGCGCCAAGGCCGGCCCGGCCGCCAAGCCCTGGTGGAACCGCGCCTTCGTCGGCGGCTCCCTGACCGCCGCGCTGAGCCAGGGCTACATGCTCGGCGCCTATATCCTGGGCTTCGCCCCGGGTCTGGGGACCGCGCTGTTCGGCGCGCTGGTCGCCGTCTGCCTGACCGCCGCCTACGCCCTGATCGGCGCCACATGGCTGATCCTGAAGACGGAGGGGCCGCTGCAGCGCCGGGCGATCGATTGGGCGCGGCGGACGCTGTGGCTCGCGGCGCTCGGCATGGTCGCCGTGTCGGCCGTCACGCCGCTGGTCAGCGGGCGCATCCTCGCCAAATGGTTCGCCCTGCCGGAGCTGTTCCTGCTCGCCCCCATCCCGGCGGTGGCGGTGCTGCTGTTCGCCGGGCTGTGGCTTCTGCTGCGCCGGATGCCGCTGGCGGGGGACGGGCTGAACTGGCTGCCCTTCGCCGTCGTGGCTGCCATCTTCGCGCTGGGCTTCCACGGGCTCGCCTATTCCTTCTACCCGTTCGTCGTGCCGGAGCGGATGACGGTCTGGCAGGCGGCGAGCGCGCCGGAGTCGCTGATGATCATCTTCGTCGGGGCGCTGGTCGTGCTGCCGATGGTGATCGGCAACTCGCTGCTGGTCTACCGCGTGTTCCGCGGCAAGGCGACGGAGCTGACCTACTCCTGA
- the eat gene encoding ethanolamine permease, whose product MSGSSKPELSKSLSGLQLWGIAVGLVISGEYFGWSYGWAAAGTLGFLVTTILIALMYTTFIFSFTELTTAIPHAGGPFAYSFRAFGPNGGFLAGFATLIEFVFAPPAIALAIGAYLNVQFPALDPKLVAVGAYVVFMGLNIAGVSIAASFELFVTVLAIFELLVFMGVVAPGFSWANFTAKGWAGSDTLTLEGFGGIFAAIPFAIWFFLAIEGAAMAAEETKDPRRTVPRAYIGGILTLVALAFGTMIFAGGVGDWTQLSNINDPLPQAMKAVVGESSGWLHMLVWIGLFGLIASFHGIIMGYSRQIFALARAGYLPPVFATLHPTRRTPHWATLAGGVVGIAAIYSDELVTIGGQPLTANIVTMSVFGAIVMYIMSMASLFRLRTVEPGLERPFRAPFYPVFPAISLVLAVLALGTMIYFNPLVFGLFVGLLAAAWVIYRLTAGLRTTGTLDPLLNLSAADLAQVEARTLTD is encoded by the coding sequence ATGTCCGGGAGCAGCAAACCCGAACTGAGCAAAAGCCTGAGCGGTCTCCAGCTCTGGGGCATCGCGGTCGGCCTCGTCATCTCCGGCGAATATTTCGGCTGGAGCTATGGCTGGGCGGCGGCGGGGACGCTGGGGTTCCTCGTCACGACGATCCTCATCGCCCTGATGTACACCACCTTCATCTTCAGCTTCACCGAGCTGACGACGGCGATCCCGCATGCCGGCGGACCCTTCGCCTACAGCTTCCGCGCCTTCGGGCCGAACGGCGGCTTCCTCGCCGGCTTCGCCACGCTGATCGAGTTCGTCTTCGCCCCGCCGGCCATCGCGCTGGCGATCGGCGCCTACCTGAACGTCCAGTTCCCGGCGCTCGACCCGAAGCTGGTGGCGGTCGGCGCCTATGTGGTGTTCATGGGGCTGAACATCGCGGGCGTGTCGATCGCCGCCAGCTTCGAGCTGTTCGTCACGGTGCTGGCGATCTTCGAGCTGCTGGTCTTCATGGGCGTGGTGGCGCCGGGCTTCTCGTGGGCGAACTTCACGGCCAAGGGCTGGGCCGGGTCCGACACGCTGACGCTGGAGGGCTTCGGCGGCATCTTCGCGGCGATCCCCTTCGCCATCTGGTTCTTCCTCGCCATCGAAGGGGCGGCCATGGCGGCGGAGGAGACCAAGGACCCGCGCCGCACCGTGCCGCGCGCCTATATCGGCGGCATCCTGACGCTGGTGGCGCTGGCCTTCGGCACCATGATCTTCGCCGGCGGCGTCGGCGACTGGACGCAGCTCTCCAACATCAACGACCCGCTGCCGCAGGCGATGAAGGCGGTGGTCGGCGAGTCGAGCGGCTGGCTGCACATGCTGGTGTGGATCGGCCTGTTCGGGCTGATCGCCTCCTTCCACGGCATCATCATGGGCTACTCGCGGCAGATCTTCGCGCTGGCCCGTGCCGGCTACCTGCCGCCGGTTTTCGCCACGCTGCACCCGACCCGCCGGACCCCGCACTGGGCGACGCTGGCCGGCGGCGTGGTGGGCATCGCCGCCATCTACTCCGACGAGTTGGTGACCATCGGCGGCCAGCCGCTGACCGCCAACATCGTCACCATGTCGGTGTTCGGCGCCATCGTCATGTACATCATGAGCATGGCGAGCCTGTTCCGCCTGCGCACCGTCGAGCCGGGGCTGGAGCGGCCCTTCCGGGCGCCCTTCTACCCCGTCTTCCCGGCCATCTCGCTGGTGCTGGCGGTGCTGGCGCTCGGCACGATGATCTACTTCAACCCGCTGGTCTTCGGGCTGTTCGTCGGGCTGCTGGCGGCGGCCTGGGTGATCTACCGCCTGACCGCCGGCCTGCGCACCACCGGCACGCTCGACCCGCTGCTGAACCTGAGCGCCGCCGATCTCGCCCAGGTCGAGGCGCGCACCCTGACCGACTGA
- the eutC gene encoding ethanolamine ammonia-lyase subunit EutC → MTDRGLPPDPWARFRTATRARIGLGRSGDGLPTAALLDFQLAHARARDAVHGAVDFDRLAADLAPLPSLRVHSAAADRAVYLRRPDLGRRLDEASRAALAAGRWDIVFVVADGLSAAAVQAHAAPLVRACAERLRGWEIAPVVLAGQGRVALGDEVAERLGARLVAMLVGERPGLSVADSLGVYLTWDPKPGRLDSERNCISNIHADGLPIGAAADKLCWLATEAARLKLTGVALKEDAPALPRPDAGLPPVLDGR, encoded by the coding sequence ATGACCGACCGCGGCCTTCCCCCCGACCCCTGGGCGCGCTTCCGCACCGCCACCCGCGCCCGCATCGGGCTGGGGCGCAGCGGCGACGGGCTGCCGACGGCGGCGCTGCTCGACTTCCAGCTCGCCCATGCCCGCGCCAGGGACGCCGTGCACGGCGCGGTGGATTTCGACCGGCTGGCCGCCGACCTTGCCCCCCTGCCCAGCCTGCGCGTCCACAGCGCCGCCGCCGACCGCGCGGTCTATCTGCGCCGCCCGGACCTCGGCCGCCGGCTGGACGAGGCGAGCCGCGCGGCGCTCGCGGCGGGGCGCTGGGACATCGTCTTCGTGGTGGCGGACGGGCTGTCGGCCGCCGCGGTCCAGGCCCATGCCGCACCGCTCGTCCGGGCCTGCGCGGAGCGGCTGCGGGGCTGGGAGATCGCCCCGGTGGTGCTCGCCGGGCAGGGCCGCGTGGCGCTGGGCGACGAGGTGGCGGAGCGGCTGGGGGCACGGCTGGTCGCCATGCTGGTGGGGGAACGGCCCGGCCTGTCGGTCGCCGATTCCCTCGGCGTCTATCTCACCTGGGATCCGAAGCCGGGGCGGCTCGATTCCGAACGCAACTGCATCTCCAACATCCATGCCGACGGCCTGCCGATCGGGGCGGCGGCGGACAAGCTCTGCTGGCTCGCCACCGAGGCGGCGCGGCTGAAGCTGACCGGGGTGGCCCTGAAGGAGGACGCCCCCGCCCTGCCGCGGCCGGATGCGGGCCTCCCGCCCGTCCTCGACGGCCGCTGA
- the qhpR gene encoding AraC-like transcriptional regulator QhpR — protein MTSFIERQGGRADRVLRRAGVDERSLDQPTLPLDLGSYVAMMEAAAEDTGNDNFGLLYGRQFQPEMLGLIGSIALASPTLGAALDNLARLFPFHQQATETRFCRDGDLLRLEYRILDGRVVERRQDAELTMGMFANVVRACLGPGWMPEEVQFEHARPEGWRQHEAVFDAPAHFGQRTNALIMRNRDLDRRMPGGDLGRLTELSDRLIRIARDTGPPGLLDRVKTEIRARLPEGCPYVEQVADSLGIARWTLQRRLADEGLAFSDLVEQVRRDLATIYVRQRHVPVADIAFLLGYSEVSAFSRAFRRWYGLSPNALRARAPKAVN, from the coding sequence GTGACGAGCTTCATCGAACGGCAGGGCGGCCGCGCGGACCGGGTGCTGCGCCGGGCCGGGGTGGACGAGCGCTCGCTCGACCAGCCGACCCTGCCGCTCGACCTCGGCTCCTACGTCGCGATGATGGAGGCGGCGGCCGAGGATACCGGCAACGACAACTTCGGCCTGCTCTACGGCCGCCAGTTCCAGCCGGAGATGCTGGGGCTGATCGGCTCCATCGCCCTCGCCTCGCCGACGCTGGGGGCGGCGCTGGACAATCTCGCCCGGCTCTTCCCCTTCCACCAGCAGGCGACCGAGACGCGCTTTTGCCGGGACGGCGATCTGCTGCGGCTGGAATACCGCATCCTCGACGGCCGGGTGGTGGAGCGGCGGCAGGATGCCGAACTGACCATGGGCATGTTCGCCAACGTCGTGCGCGCCTGCCTCGGCCCCGGCTGGATGCCGGAGGAGGTGCAGTTCGAGCATGCCCGCCCGGAAGGATGGCGTCAGCACGAGGCGGTGTTCGACGCGCCCGCCCATTTCGGCCAGCGCACCAACGCACTGATCATGCGCAACCGCGACCTCGACCGCCGGATGCCCGGCGGCGACCTCGGCCGGCTGACGGAGCTGAGCGACCGATTGATCCGTATCGCCCGCGACACCGGCCCGCCCGGCCTGCTCGACCGCGTGAAGACGGAGATCCGCGCCCGGCTGCCCGAAGGCTGCCCCTATGTCGAGCAGGTGGCCGACAGCCTGGGCATCGCCCGCTGGACGCTGCAGCGCCGGCTGGCGGACGAGGGGCTGGCCTTCTCCGACCTCGTCGAGCAGGTGCGCCGCGACCTCGCCACCATCTATGTCCGCCAGCGCCACGTGCCGGTGGCCGACATCGCCTTCCTGCTGGGCTACTCCGAGGTCAGCGCCTTCAGCCGCGCCTTCCGGCGCTGGTACGGCCTGTCGCCGAACGCCCTGCGGGCACGGGCGCCGAAGGCGGTGAACTGA
- a CDS encoding GbsR/MarR family transcriptional regulator: MNLPPLVQAFVLHFGEMGSRWGINRTVGQIYALLFLSSEALNADDICDRLGFSRSNVSMGLKELQSWNLVRLQHRPGDRREYFSTPDDLWTIVRTLVEERKKREVDPTLSMLRELLMQSPASEEERHAQERMREMHELIELLTRWHADVQRLETDRLVQLLTLGSRVQKVLEMKDRLLSLPGGKKKSGKAEHDNE, from the coding sequence ATGAACCTCCCTCCGCTCGTCCAGGCCTTCGTTCTGCATTTCGGCGAGATGGGCAGCCGCTGGGGCATCAACCGCACCGTCGGCCAGATCTATGCCCTGCTGTTCCTGAGCAGCGAGGCGCTGAACGCCGACGACATCTGCGACCGGCTGGGCTTCTCCCGCTCCAACGTCTCCATGGGGCTGAAGGAGCTGCAGTCCTGGAATCTGGTGCGGCTGCAGCACAGGCCCGGCGACCGGCGGGAGTATTTCTCCACCCCCGACGATCTGTGGACGATCGTCCGGACCCTGGTGGAGGAGCGCAAGAAGCGCGAGGTCGATCCCACCCTTTCCATGCTGCGCGAGCTGCTGATGCAGTCGCCGGCCAGCGAGGAGGAGCGCCACGCGCAGGAGCGCATGCGCGAGATGCATGAGCTGATCGAGCTGCTGACACGCTGGCATGCCGACGTGCAGCGGCTGGAGACCGACCGGCTCGTCCAGCTCCTCACCCTCGGTTCACGGGTGCAGAAGGTCCTCGAGATGAAGGACCGGCTCCTCTCCCTGCCCGGCGGCAAGAAGAAGTCCGGCAAGGCGGAGCACGACAATGAATAA
- a CDS encoding gamma-glutamylcyclotransferase, with protein sequence MDAPAALHADMLLNGRSPNASFLSSSSDLQADSRPDPGRPDPGCPGAVWTRDITVMGGQDVWVFGYGSLMWNPGFPFRERHAAVLNGYHRRFCVSSHRYRGTPERPGLVLGLDRGGSCRGIVFRIAAADVPRALDYLWEREMDNRVYLPKMLRVRLRDGRTEAGEAAVEACCFVVNRAHHQYCGFLDETAMIERIAGCCGQRGPNIDYLANTVEHLEELGIRDTALYRLYLAATGRG encoded by the coding sequence GTGGACGCGCCCGCAGCGCTGCACGCGGACATGCTGCTGAACGGCCGTTCCCCCAACGCCTCCTTCCTCTCCTCCTCCTCCGATCTCCAGGCGGACAGCCGCCCCGATCCCGGCCGCCCCGATCCCGGTTGCCCCGGTGCGGTCTGGACCCGCGACATCACGGTGATGGGCGGGCAGGACGTCTGGGTCTTCGGCTACGGCTCGCTGATGTGGAACCCCGGCTTCCCCTTCCGGGAGCGGCATGCCGCGGTGCTGAACGGCTATCACCGGCGTTTCTGCGTCTCCTCCCACCGCTACCGCGGCACGCCGGAGCGACCGGGCCTCGTGCTCGGCCTCGACCGCGGCGGGTCGTGCCGGGGGATCGTCTTCCGCATCGCCGCCGCCGACGTGCCCCGGGCGCTCGACTATCTGTGGGAGCGGGAGATGGACAACCGCGTCTATCTGCCGAAGATGCTGCGCGTGCGCCTGCGCGACGGGCGCACCGAGGCTGGGGAGGCCGCGGTGGAGGCCTGCTGCTTCGTCGTCAACCGCGCCCACCACCAGTATTGCGGCTTCCTCGACGAGACGGCGATGATCGAGCGGATCGCGGGCTGTTGCGGCCAGCGCGGGCCGAACATCGACTATCTCGCCAACACGGTCGAGCATCTGGAGGAGCTGGGCATCCGCGACACGGCGCTCTACCGGCTCTACCTCGCGGCCACCGGTCGGGGGTAG
- a CDS encoding methyl-accepting chemotaxis protein gives MHDVGIRIKFVLLSAITVLALLVVGGILLSALHNAQVDSHKGRIRAISEAAVAIIKDYEARAARGELPAEEARTRARNTLRAMRYSGDEYIFVNALDGNTIVHGGKPEMEGRNMIAVTDPNGVPFFRALNEAAQAGGRFVEYSWSKPGASSPSPKIGYALLSPDWKWVVGTGVYVDDIDAEFRRHALQAGGIGLLAGAVALALALLVSRSITGPLLRLSAAMRRLADHDLTVTVPDTGRRDEIGEMARAVDIFKERGEENQRLRREQEEAEERSLAERKAMLVRLADSFERSVRDVVSVVADSATEMRTAAESLSATTETAAAKAAAAALAADESSASVNTVAGATEQLSSSIQEIGRQVAASHGVAAKAVTEATRTNDLMSGLARAANEVGDVVNLINSIAGQTNLLALNATIEAARAGEHGKGFAVVASEVKSLANQTAKATEDIQARIAEIQQATGTAVSAIRDIGDVIGEMNSITSTIAAAIEQQGAATRDISGNVTQAAQGTRTVSANITTANQASAEAGAAASQVLGGAGQLAQAAEKLRAEVDSFLAGIRAA, from the coding sequence ATGCACGACGTCGGTATTCGCATAAAATTCGTCTTACTTTCTGCAATCACGGTCCTGGCGCTGCTGGTGGTCGGCGGCATTCTGCTGTCGGCGCTGCACAATGCGCAGGTGGACAGCCACAAGGGCCGCATCCGGGCTATCTCCGAGGCGGCCGTCGCCATCATCAAGGACTACGAGGCGCGCGCCGCCCGCGGCGAGCTACCGGCGGAGGAGGCGCGGACCCGCGCGCGCAACACGCTGCGGGCCATGCGTTATTCCGGCGACGAGTACATCTTCGTCAACGCGCTGGACGGCAACACCATCGTCCATGGCGGCAAGCCGGAGATGGAGGGCAGGAACATGATCGCCGTCACCGATCCCAACGGCGTGCCCTTCTTCCGTGCCCTGAACGAGGCCGCCCAGGCCGGCGGCCGCTTCGTCGAGTATTCCTGGTCGAAGCCGGGTGCCTCGTCGCCCAGCCCGAAGATCGGCTATGCCCTGCTGTCGCCGGACTGGAAATGGGTGGTCGGCACCGGCGTCTATGTCGACGACATCGATGCCGAATTCCGCCGCCATGCCCTGCAGGCCGGCGGCATCGGGCTGCTGGCGGGGGCGGTCGCCCTGGCGCTGGCGCTGCTGGTCTCGCGGTCGATCACCGGGCCGCTGCTGCGCCTCAGCGCGGCGATGCGCCGGCTGGCCGACCATGACCTGACGGTGACGGTGCCCGACACCGGCCGGCGCGACGAGATCGGCGAGATGGCCCGCGCGGTCGACATCTTCAAGGAGCGCGGCGAGGAGAACCAGCGTCTGCGCCGCGAGCAGGAGGAGGCCGAGGAGCGCTCGCTGGCCGAACGCAAGGCGATGCTGGTGCGGCTTGCCGATTCCTTCGAGCGGTCGGTGCGCGACGTCGTCTCCGTCGTCGCGGACTCGGCGACCGAGATGCGCACCGCCGCGGAGTCGCTGTCGGCGACCACCGAGACGGCCGCGGCCAAGGCCGCCGCAGCGGCGCTGGCGGCCGACGAGTCCTCGGCCAGCGTCAACACGGTGGCCGGGGCGACGGAGCAGCTCTCCTCCTCGATCCAGGAGATCGGGCGGCAGGTCGCGGCGTCGCACGGCGTGGCCGCCAAGGCGGTGACCGAGGCGACCCGGACCAACGACCTGATGAGCGGCCTCGCCCGCGCCGCCAACGAGGTCGGCGACGTGGTGAACCTGATCAACTCCATCGCCGGCCAGACCAATCTGCTCGCCCTCAACGCCACCATCGAGGCGGCGCGCGCCGGCGAGCACGGCAAGGGCTTCGCCGTCGTGGCGAGCGAGGTGAAGAGCCTCGCCAACCAGACCGCCAAGGCGACCGAGGACATCCAGGCGAGGATCGCCGAGATCCAGCAGGCCACCGGGACGGCGGTCTCCGCCATCCGCGACATCGGCGACGTGATCGGCGAGATGAACAGCATCACCAGCACCATCGCCGCGGCCATCGAGCAGCAGGGCGCCGCGACCCGCGACATCAGCGGCAACGTCACCCAGGCCGCCCAGGGCACGCGGACCGTCTCCGCCAACATCACCACGGCCAACCAGGCGTCGGCGGAGGCCGGGGCCGCCGCCAGCCAGGTGCTGGGCGGCGCCGGCCAGCTCGCCCAGGCGGCGGAGAAGCTGCGGGCGGAGGTCGACAGCTTCCTGGCCGGGATCCGGGCCGCCTGA